The genomic segment ATCCGTTAGTATCATTTTATAAACATCGTAAAAATGTCTTGAATATCTTGTCGGATAATTTCCATTCACTCGATTTGCTTCTCTATGAAGTATAGTAATCTTTTCAAAAAAGGTTCGTAAACTGTCTACCGCCACAACTTCTATATTTTCATCAAATACTTCTGGATACGCTTCTTCGATATAAGTTTTTATTTTTTGATTGCTTGCAGGAATTGGTTCTGCTAAGCTTCCAATTTCCAATCTTATCACTTGTAGAATCGAGCTATCTTTATGATTTTTAGGATAGTCAAAACATATTGTCTGTCTGTCAAACTCATCAATATAAAAACTATATATTTTGTGCTTTAGTATTTCTTTAAAATCATTTTGTAGAGTGGGCAGAAATTCATCACGCAGAAATACTTTTGTATCATCATTTATTTTATCGATGAATTTTAGTTGCTTGGTATTACTTCTATCTTCATAAGGTTCTATTTTTCCGTATCCTAAAACTTTCCAATCTAACGCAAGGTCTATATCTTCTGAAAATCTTTCAATCAACTTATAAACTTTAGATAGACTTGTTCCACCTTTAAAAACAATAGCATCCCTGTACTTAAACCTACTAAACAGATATTTTAAAATCACACATACCCACAAATCTTTTTCTACAATAGCTTTCGACATATTGAGTTTGTCTGCGGTGTTTTGTATAACAAGCTCTAATTCTTCGCTTGATATTTCTAATAATTTACTCATAGTTGATCTCCTGTATCTTTTCTAAAACTTCCTGTATCCAAAAAGGAAGTTTTAAAGTATCTTCTTTCAAATTTTCTTTAATTCTTTTGGCAAATACAGCAAGCTTTTTTATATCTTCTTCACTGATGTTGTCTTTGCCTAATGCCTTAATTGCCTGTATTAAAATGGACAATTCTTTGGAATAAGATGTTATGTTTCTATTTGTTGTGTGTTTAAAGATGATCTTTTTATCCCTATACAAATATTCTCTATATGCCCCATCTGAAATATAAATATACTCATTAGGAATTTGAGTGGACAATCCTGTATAGTTTAGAGCTGTATCTCCTGTGGGAGCTATTGTCCAAGAAAATTTATCTGCAAGTTTTTCAGCAACTTCACTTGCATCCGGATAGGAATATTCTTTTAAAATCTCGCTATATTTTGGTTTTATATATAATCCATCAATGAGCCTCGTAATCTGATTTTCTTCATTTAATCTATATAAGACAGATTTAATTGTGTTTTTTGTTCCAAGATTGTAGAAATCATTAATAGAAAAAATTTTCCCTTGATTTTCTGACATAATTTTTTCTATTTGATTCGTTATAGGAATCATATAAATCACCTCCTTGCACCTAAAATTATATACTTTTGGGTGCAAAAAGTCAATGCTAAAACTTTTCTAAAACTTTTCTAAAAGTTTCCTATTTGTATTGTTTTATCGTAATATTTATTTCTTCCTCAATTTTTTTCAGAAAATCTTCTTTATTTTCCTTGCCTTTTTCAATATCCGATAGCTCCATTTCCCACTTTGCGGTAGTTTCTGCTGACTTAAAGCTATCCGCTACAATCGTTACAAGGCTAATTCCTTTATGCGTGGCTATAAGATTTTTCTTATCACTTTCTACAAATCCCTTAAAGATTAAGTTTTCAATAATCCCTGCCCTTGTCGCCGGAGTACCAAGCCCCTTTCTTTCCACCTCAGCACCTTTTTCTAAGGCATCATTTCCTGCAACCTCCATCGCCTTTAAAAGTGTATCTTCAGTAAAGTGTTTCTGAGGTTGGGTGAATTTCTCTTTAATCTCTTTATTTTCTACTTCAAATACATCGCCTACTTTTACATCAGGAAGCTCTATATCTTCATTTTTCTTAGACTTGTAATCTTTAAGATATTTTGTAAAGCCGTCATCTTTAACAACCTTGCCGGCACTTGTAAACTCAAAGCCGTCAAATAAAACTACAATCTTTGTTGTATTTTCAATAAGTGGATAGCCTACACTTGCATGGAGCTTATTAGAAATAAGCCTATATACCTTTGCTTCACTCTCAGGAATATTCGATAAATCCTCACTTAGCGAGCTTACTGTCGGAATAATAGCGTGATGATCTGTAACCTTTTTAGAATCAAATACTACCTTAATACGCTCTGTATCAAAGTCATTTTTACCCAAAATGTTATTGACCGTACTTACAATCATATCCTCTGTTAAACATCTGCTGTCTGTTCTTGGATAGGTAATCAGTTTCTTTTCATACAGGCTTTGAGCATAATCAAGTGTCTGTTTAGCACTGTATCCGAAATACTTATTACACTCTCTTTGTAGCGTTGTAAGATCAAATGGCAAGTCAGGCTTTGTAATTTTCTCCTTCTGAATAATATCAGTAATTTCAATCTTATCGTCTACTAAATTGATTAGCTGTTCAGTAGCAACTTCATCATCAATTCTGTCTGTTGAAAGTGTAAATCCATTCATAGAAAGCTCTACTGTGTAATATTTTTCTTTCTGATAATTTGCTATCTCATCATCTCTTTTTACAATCATGGCAAGGGTAGGTGTCTGCACTCTGCCAACACTGTAATTTTGCTGATACAGACAAGAGTAGAGCCTACTAATATTCATTCCGACTAACCAATCCGCAATAGCTCTTGCCTGTGCCGATTCAAAGAGATTATCATAGTCTTTTCCGTCTGTTAGGTTATCAAAACCCTCTTTAATGGCACTATCTTCCATTGAAGAAATCCAAAGGCGTTTCATCTTCTTTTTACAATTCACTTGATTATATACAAGTCTAAAAATACTTTCTCCCTCACGCCCTGCATCGCAGGCATTGATAACCATATCAATCTCTTTATTATTCATCAGCTTTTTAAGGATGTTAAACTGCTTCTTGGTTGCCTTTGCTACTTCATACTTGTAGTCGCTTGGAATAATCGGTAAATCAGCCATATTCCACTTGGCGTACTTTTCATCATAAGCATTCGGATTTGCCATTTGAATTAGGTGTCCAACGCACCAGCTCACCATATATCCGTTTCCTTCATAATATCCGTCTTTCTTTTTATTTGCTCCAATAACCTTTGCAATGGAGATTGCAACACTCGGCTTTTCTGCAATAACTAACTTCATCTGTGTTTTCCTCCTGTTATAAATCAAAATAGGACGAAAAATTTTATCCTCCGCCCTGTGTCTATCTATTCATATAGTTGTTGCTATTTACTTCCTTTTATACAACCCATAAGCAATCATTCCAGCCAATGATAGACAAAGTATTCCTACATAGAAATACATATTTGATGACTCACCAGTCTTTGGAATAGAACCTTGCTTTATATTTTCTCTCGGCTTATCTTCTTTTTGTGTCGGATTTTCCTTTTTAGGTGTCTGTGGCTTTTCCTTTATGTGAACTGTTTGGTTCTTGTCGTTAATATCCTTGTGTTCTGCCACCTTTTTCCAACTTCCGTCTTCATCCTTTTCATAAAATTCCTCAAAGGCAACAAGGTTTTTACCTAGCAGCTCACTTGCATCAAAGGTAAATTTCATATTGTGAACTTCTTTGGCATCTTCGGCAGTAAATTCTTTTTCACTTTGCACTAATCTCTGATTGACCTTAAGTTCCACATTATCTTCTTTAATCATCTGAAAACCCTTTAGCTTATATGTTTTACCCTTTTCTAAGCCATCCAGTTCTACCTTGTCCTTTAAGATAAGTTCTTTTTTATTATCCAGCTCTTTTTCACCATTTTCTCCGGTCGATACGGTTCTGATAGTGATTTTCTTAGATTGTGTTTTTTCCCTTTCTTTCACTAAAATTGTCTGCTCCTCACTATTTAAATCTTTATGTTCTGCAACTTTTATCCATTCACCATTTTCTTTCTGTTCATATAATTCTTCAAAAGTTACCAAATTCTTTCCTGAAAGTTCGCTACTATCAAATTCAAAATACATTGTTTTCTTGCTGCCCGCATCTTTTGCGATAAACTCTTTCGTAGTTTCAACTCTCTTTTCATTTACAACAAGTTCTTTATGATCTTCCTTTACCATCTGCCAGCCCTTCAGCTGATATTTGATTCCTTCTTTCAAACCTTTTAACTTAACCGTGTCCACGATAATGGTTTTTTTATCTGCAAACATTGTCTTTTCACCATTTTTTCCTGTAGCTGTTGTATGAATAGACACTTCCTCCTTATATGCATCAGTAAGAGTCCCCAAATGAACTGTATGATTGTCCTTAGATACCACAACTTCAAATGCCGGAATCAATTCAAAAGCTTGATTATTTTTGCATCTCATCTCTTCGATTGTATAGGTATCATAAGGCAGGGCGCCCTTACTATCATCCGGTTCAGATATTCCGAACCAAATTCCATCTTCACTACTCTTTCCCTCATTGGTATGATTCTTGTGAGAGTTCCATTTAGATGAAGTTGAAAATTGTCCGTTACGATCCGTCAATACAATATGACTTTCTCCTGTGCTTTTACTTGTGATTTTAAAAGGAATATTTGCCAATCTCTTATGCATCTTTTCTCCTATCTTAACTCCTTCAATATCTCCACGCTTGACCTGATTATAGATAGAATGGTCCTTATCAGTTAAATCAACCATTTTTTCGTCTTCTGTAATTGAAAATTCTATTTCTTTTGCCCCGTTTGTTAAATAACCCTCAGGCGGTGTTTTTTCTGAAAGTTTATATTTCCCATGTGGAAGTAAATCTGGAGATGTAGAAGCAATTCCGTTAATATCCGTATAGATGGTCTTTACTACTTCATTCTTCTTATAAAGTTTTCCCAAAACCAGAACACTGTTTTCATTTAAAGAAATGATATTAAAAGAAGCATCCTTTAAAGCAGCACCCCCCTGTGGCTTTGTATCTCCTGTTTCCAAATCTCGTTTCTGAATCTTTATTCCGCCACGAATGACTTTATCCGATACAACCACCTGATTACTTCCCGTCAATACTGCAAAATCACCTTCTTCCATAATTTGTGCAACATAAAGTCCCTTGATTTGCTCGCCGCTATTTCCTACTTGTATATAAGAACCTTTCAATAAATAGCCATTCGGAGCTTTTGTTTCTTCAACTGTTAATGTTCCAATCGGCAAAACAATCTTCCCGTCCTGCATATAAAAACGATCGCCTGATACCTTATGTTCATCTGATAATTTTGTAATATAACGAATTGTGCCATCACTTTTCTTTTCAGAAACAGTCTTTGTAACCCATGTACAGGTTGCTTCTTTCGGAAGATTTTCTTTATTGTAAATGCCCTCATAATACTTCCATGTAAATTCTGCTCCTTCTAACAAGGCATTTCCTTGTGGGTTTGATACCTGCGTTTCCATATCTATTTTAAAAATTTCAACAGAGCAATCTGTAACTTTAGGCATATCAGAAACTTTCAAAATTACTGTTTTGCCCGTTTCAATTTTAATAGGATGGACTGCTGGATCAATTTTATATCCAGGCGGTGCAGACAGTTCTTTAATATAAGCGATTCCAATTTTCATTTCTATAATTTCCGTCTCGCCTTTTTCATTTGTTGTAAGAGTTGCGACCTGGTTGCTACAATCTTCATCTGAAAATACCCCGTATTTTGCATTGGCAAGCGAATAATTGCCATTGCCATATGTCACATCACTATTCCTGGATTTTTTTTGAAGCGTCACTTTCCCAACATTAAGTTTTGCCCAAAATTGCCCCAAATCCTGTCCCTCACCGGAATATACATATCCTCCACATTCATATCGTTCCCTATTCTCTTTCACAAATTTTTTCGCA from the Streptococcus constellatus subsp. constellatus genome contains:
- a CDS encoding nucleotidyl transferase AbiEii/AbiGii toxin family protein, with amino-acid sequence MSKLLEISSEELELVIQNTADKLNMSKAIVEKDLWVCVILKYLFSRFKYRDAIVFKGGTSLSKVYKLIERFSEDIDLALDWKVLGYGKIEPYEDRSNTKQLKFIDKINDDTKVFLRDEFLPTLQNDFKEILKHKIYSFYIDEFDRQTICFDYPKNHKDSSILQVIRLEIGSLAEPIPASNQKIKTYIEEAYPEVFDENIEVVAVDSLRTFFEKITILHREANRVNGNYPTRYSRHFYDVYKMILTDIREKSFENIELLKIVIHFKKKFYASNWAKYDDIMNGNLKLIPSKEGLEIFSKDYDSMKNMLFGEKIPFDKIIETLKEYEKELNGVIKNK
- a CDS encoding DUF6088 family protein, with the translated sequence MIPITNQIEKIMSENQGKIFSINDFYNLGTKNTIKSVLYRLNEENQITRLIDGLYIKPKYSEILKEYSYPDASEVAEKLADKFSWTIAPTGDTALNYTGLSTQIPNEYIYISDGAYREYLYRDKKIIFKHTTNRNITSYSKELSILIQAIKALGKDNISEEDIKKLAVFAKRIKENLKEDTLKLPFWIQEVLEKIQEINYE
- a CDS encoding DNA topoisomerase 3; this encodes MKLVIAEKPSVAISIAKVIGANKKKDGYYEGNGYMVSWCVGHLIQMANPNAYDEKYAKWNMADLPIIPSDYKYEVAKATKKQFNILKKLMNNKEIDMVINACDAGREGESIFRLVYNQVNCKKKMKRLWISSMEDSAIKEGFDNLTDGKDYDNLFESAQARAIADWLVGMNISRLYSCLYQQNYSVGRVQTPTLAMIVKRDDEIANYQKEKYYTVELSMNGFTLSTDRIDDEVATEQLINLVDDKIEITDIIQKEKITKPDLPFDLTTLQRECNKYFGYSAKQTLDYAQSLYEKKLITYPRTDSRCLTEDMIVSTVNNILGKNDFDTERIKVVFDSKKVTDHHAIIPTVSSLSEDLSNIPESEAKVYRLISNKLHASVGYPLIENTTKIVVLFDGFEFTSAGKVVKDDGFTKYLKDYKSKKNEDIELPDVKVGDVFEVENKEIKEKFTQPQKHFTEDTLLKAMEVAGNDALEKGAEVERKGLGTPATRAGIIENLIFKGFVESDKKNLIATHKGISLVTIVADSFKSAETTAKWEMELSDIEKGKENKEDFLKKIEEEINITIKQYK
- a CDS encoding VaFE repeat-containing surface-anchored protein encodes the protein MRKIQKCLSLLFAVLLATMGMAFNPVYATEGLQYWTESKTRVGMVEKVMNDGSITSTFNEGYLTVGGEDAYCIDINTNFRSGYKVREDASTRMSPEQISDIALSIEYVKQYTKSHGGISENHAYLLRQLVVWQRLSTHLGWNCDNVRASYNEIDKNIQEEVFIGAKKFVKENRERYECGGYVYSGEGQDLGQFWAKLNVGKVTLQKKSRNSDVTYGNGNYSLANAKYGVFSDEDCSNQVATLTTNEKGETEIIEMKIGIAYIKELSAPPGYKIDPAVHPIKIETGKTVILKVSDMPKVTDCSVEIFKIDMETQVSNPQGNALLEGAEFTWKYYEGIYNKENLPKEATCTWVTKTVSEKKSDGTIRYITKLSDEHKVSGDRFYMQDGKIVLPIGTLTVEETKAPNGYLLKGSYIQVGNSGEQIKGLYVAQIMEEGDFAVLTGSNQVVVSDKVIRGGIKIQKRDLETGDTKPQGGAALKDASFNIISLNENSVLVLGKLYKKNEVVKTIYTDINGIASTSPDLLPHGKYKLSEKTPPEGYLTNGAKEIEFSITEDEKMVDLTDKDHSIYNQVKRGDIEGVKIGEKMHKRLANIPFKITSKSTGESHIVLTDRNGQFSTSSKWNSHKNHTNEGKSSEDGIWFGISEPDDSKGALPYDTYTIEEMRCKNNQAFELIPAFEVVVSKDNHTVHLGTLTDAYKEEVSIHTTATGKNGEKTMFADKKTIIVDTVKLKGLKEGIKYQLKGWQMVKEDHKELVVNEKRVETTKEFIAKDAGSKKTMYFEFDSSELSGKNLVTFEELYEQKENGEWIKVAEHKDLNSEEQTILVKEREKTQSKKITIRTVSTGENGEKELDNKKELILKDKVELDGLEKGKTYKLKGFQMIKEDNVELKVNQRLVQSEKEFTAEDAKEVHNMKFTFDASELLGKNLVAFEEFYEKDEDGSWKKVAEHKDINDKNQTVHIKEKPQTPKKENPTQKEDKPRENIKQGSIPKTGESSNMYFYVGILCLSLAGMIAYGLYKRK